In Bacillus sp. KH172YL63, one genomic interval encodes:
- the purS gene encoding phosphoribosylformylglycinamidine synthase subunit PurS, giving the protein MYKVKVYITLRESVLDPQGSVVKQALHAMEFTSVEDVRVGKYMELTLPSSVENIEAAVEEMCHRLLANPVIEDYRYEIEESVAQ; this is encoded by the coding sequence ATGTACAAAGTAAAGGTTTATATCACATTAAGAGAAAGTGTATTGGATCCTCAGGGAAGTGTTGTGAAACAGGCGTTGCACGCTATGGAATTTACGAGTGTGGAAGATGTGCGCGTCGGGAAGTATATGGAGTTGACGCTTCCGTCAAGTGTCGAAAACATTGAAGCTGCAGTGGAGGAAATGTGTCACCGCCTGCTTGCCAATCCGGTCATCGAGGACTACCGATATGAAATCGAGGAGAGTGTCGCCCAATGA
- the purC gene encoding phosphoribosylaminoimidazolesuccinocarboxamide synthase: MEKGTLLYEGKAKQIFATNDEEVVWIQYKNSATAFNGEKKAEIDGKGVLNNKISSLLFSKLAEHGIESHFIKQLSENEQLVKKVEIIPLEVVVRNVIAGSLAKRLGKEEGTPLPQPIIEFYYKDDDLGDPLITDDHIDFLEIASREERAGIRKMALGVNEVLQGIFKDAGVTLVDFKLEFGKDRNGRILLGDEISPDTCRLWDAETNQKLDKDVFRRDIGSLTEVYAIILERLGGKGLCTK; this comes from the coding sequence GTGGAAAAAGGAACGCTTTTATATGAAGGGAAAGCAAAGCAAATCTTTGCAACGAACGATGAAGAGGTTGTCTGGATCCAGTATAAAAATTCGGCGACGGCTTTCAATGGGGAGAAGAAGGCGGAGATCGACGGCAAAGGGGTTTTGAATAATAAGATTTCGAGTTTACTATTTTCAAAGCTTGCCGAGCATGGCATAGAGAGTCATTTCATCAAGCAGTTATCGGAGAATGAGCAGCTTGTCAAAAAGGTAGAGATCATCCCACTTGAAGTGGTGGTCCGTAACGTGATCGCAGGAAGCCTGGCAAAACGGCTCGGGAAAGAAGAGGGGACACCCCTTCCACAACCGATTATCGAATTCTACTACAAGGACGATGATCTTGGAGATCCTCTGATCACCGATGATCATATTGATTTCCTGGAAATCGCATCACGTGAAGAACGTGCCGGGATCAGAAAGATGGCGCTCGGTGTGAATGAAGTGCTTCAAGGGATTTTCAAAGATGCGGGCGTCACGTTAGTCGATTTCAAATTGGAGTTTGGCAAAGACCGTAATGGAAGAATTCTATTAGGGGATGAAATCTCACCCGACACATGCAGGTTATGGGATGCAGAGACGAACCAGAAGCTTGATAAAGATGTTTTCAGAAGAGATATTGGCAGTTTGACAGAAGTATACGCAATCATTTTAGAACGCTTAGGAGGAAAAGGATTATGTACAAAGTAA